A stretch of Candidatus Bathyarchaeia archaeon DNA encodes these proteins:
- a CDS encoding aspartate aminotransferase family protein — MPLSREEIIQIENSHLVNSYNRRGIVAVSGKGAVIWDLNGKEYIDCMAGYGTCTVGHSNDRVIRAIQEQARKLLSCHISLYNDARAELIEKIIEVVPKGLNRVFFSNSGSEAVEAAIKMARRHTGRREIISTMRAYHGKTMGALSATWDSKYRAPFMPLLPNFKFVPYGRADRVREAITNDTAAVIVEPVQGEGGVYVAPDGYLKELREITEEKDVLLIFDEVQTGFGRTGRFFACEHWGVTPDLLCLAKAGGSGIPIGITVGTESVTSSLKVGEHTSTFGGNPLQCAAASATIDVIREERLWEKAETLGNHFMELLRGLVGKYRIAREVRGLGLMIGFELRFDVMGIIRRMMEEGVIILDAGVNIIRFLPPCVITREQLSTVAEKLELCLAEEENKRLG, encoded by the coding sequence TTGCCGTTAAGTAGGGAAGAAATTATCCAGATCGAGAACAGCCACCTAGTAAACTCGTATAACCGGAGAGGGATTGTGGCTGTCAGTGGCAAAGGTGCCGTCATCTGGGATCTCAATGGGAAGGAGTATATCGACTGTATGGCTGGTTATGGAACTTGCACGGTTGGTCACTCAAACGATAGGGTGATAAGGGCTATTCAGGAGCAAGCTAGAAAACTCCTCTCCTGCCACATCTCTCTCTATAATGATGCGCGGGCAGAGTTGATAGAAAAGATAATAGAAGTTGTACCAAAGGGGCTGAATCGAGTCTTCTTTTCTAATAGCGGCTCGGAGGCTGTGGAGGCCGCCATCAAGATGGCGAGGAGACATACTGGCAGGCGTGAAATAATCTCTACCATGCGGGCATACCACGGTAAGACTATGGGTGCCCTATCAGCTACTTGGGACTCAAAATACCGTGCACCCTTTATGCCTTTATTGCCTAACTTCAAATTTGTTCCCTACGGTCGAGCTGATCGGGTCAGGGAGGCCATAACCAATGACACAGCAGCAGTTATAGTGGAGCCAGTTCAAGGAGAAGGTGGAGTCTACGTTGCACCGGACGGTTATCTAAAAGAGCTCAGGGAGATCACCGAGGAGAAGGATGTTTTATTAATATTCGATGAAGTTCAGACCGGGTTTGGAAGAACTGGCAGATTCTTTGCTTGCGAACATTGGGGCGTCACCCCAGATCTGTTATGTTTGGCAAAGGCTGGAGGTAGTGGAATTCCGATCGGCATAACGGTGGGCACAGAGAGTGTCACTTCTTCTTTGAAAGTTGGCGAGCATACAAGCACCTTCGGAGGTAACCCCTTACAATGTGCTGCCGCCTCCGCCACTATAGATGTAATCAGAGAGGAGAGACTATGGGAGAAGGCTGAAACCCTCGGAAACCATTTTATGGAGTTACTTCGCGGACTAGTGGGCAAGTATAGAATCGCGAGGGAAGTTCGAGGGCTAGGGTTGATGATAGGTTTTGAGTTACGGTTCGATGTCATGGGTATAATCCGGAGGATGATGGAAGAGGGTGTCATAATTCTTGACGCTGGGGTGAATATTATCCGTTTCCTACCGCCATGTGTAATTACTCGGGAACAGCTCTCCACTGTGGCTGAGAAACTTGAACTTTGCTTGGCCGAGGAGGAGAATAAGCGGTTGGGCTGA
- a CDS encoding [LysW]-aminoadipate/[LysW]-glutamate kinase: MLTVVKIGGSILRKGFPANLSSELRDVMCEGRVILVHGGAAIVTEMAEKLGKKQQFIQSPDGMRSRYTDLETMEVYTMVMAGKLNKQIVAALASRGIKSIGISGVDGNLLKAERKKRLLIQDERGRKVIIDGGYTGKITKVESDVLKALLSFGFLPVIAPIAVGDEFEFLNVDSDRAAAYIAGALDADKLIFLTDVEGVILDGVKVDRMTVEDAKMNLQRIGHGMKKKVYAAMEALSMGVNEVVITSGLLEKPISSSFRHEVGTVIAVK; encoded by the coding sequence ATGCTGACGGTAGTTAAGATTGGGGGGAGCATCCTTCGGAAAGGTTTTCCTGCCAATTTATCTAGTGAACTAAGAGATGTTATGTGCGAGGGTAGGGTCATTCTTGTGCATGGTGGAGCAGCAATTGTAACCGAGATGGCTGAGAAACTTGGGAAGAAGCAGCAATTTATCCAGTCTCCTGACGGGATGAGGAGCAGGTATACTGATCTTGAAACCATGGAGGTCTATACGATGGTTATGGCTGGGAAGTTGAATAAACAGATAGTTGCCGCCCTAGCCAGCCGCGGCATCAAATCTATAGGGATCTCGGGTGTTGACGGGAACTTGTTGAAGGCTGAAAGGAAGAAGAGGTTGCTCATCCAAGATGAGCGGGGGAGGAAAGTGATCATAGATGGAGGCTACACCGGGAAGATCACCAAGGTCGAAAGTGACGTTCTAAAGGCTCTCCTAAGCTTTGGCTTCCTTCCAGTTATCGCACCTATCGCGGTGGGTGATGAGTTCGAGTTCTTAAACGTAGATAGTGATAGGGCAGCTGCATACATCGCGGGTGCTCTCGATGCGGATAAGCTTATATTTTTGACAGATGTGGAAGGGGTTATTCTTGATGGGGTTAAGGTGGATAGAATGACCGTCGAGGATGCAAAGATGAACCTCCAGCGGATAGGCCACGGTATGAAGAAGAAGGTCTACGCGGCTATGGAGGCACTGAGTATGGGGGTGAATGAGGTGGTAATCACCTCTGGGCTTCTGGAGAAGCCGATCTCCTCGAGTTTTAGACATGAGGTGGGGACCGTAATTGCCGTTAAGTAG
- the argC gene encoding N-acetyl-gamma-glutamyl-phosphate reductase, whose amino-acid sequence MRVGIIGASGYTGGELLRLLLSHPKVEITQATSREYAGEYIFRVHPNLRGMTGLQFDEPNISKTVEKCDIVFTATPHGVSSKLVPKLLEAGLKVIDLSADFRLKNPNDYPLWYGWVHPNPELLQRAVYGLPELHREEVKGAQLVACPGCMAVATTLALAPVVRAGLVDEDRIIADVKVGSSGGGVKPSMATHHAERFGVIRAYKPVGHRHTAEIEQELRLISGHDGIRVAMSAHAVNIVRGILSTTHSFLVKATNMAELWKLYRGLYQNEPFVRLVRDRKGLYKYPDPKIVIGSNYCDVGFELDGHTNRLVTISAIDNLVKGAAGTAVQNLNIMLDVDERTGLQQPGLHPA is encoded by the coding sequence TTGCGAGTAGGGATAATTGGCGCTTCAGGTTACACGGGTGGCGAATTGCTGCGGTTGCTCTTATCTCACCCAAAGGTGGAGATTACTCAAGCTACCTCACGAGAGTATGCAGGCGAATATATCTTCAGGGTCCATCCTAATCTACGAGGCATGACCGGTTTACAATTCGACGAGCCAAACATATCTAAAACTGTGGAGAAATGTGATATTGTATTCACGGCTACGCCTCACGGTGTATCCTCTAAACTTGTTCCTAAATTGTTGGAAGCTGGCCTAAAAGTTATAGATCTTAGCGCGGACTTCAGGTTAAAGAACCCTAACGACTACCCCCTCTGGTATGGTTGGGTACACCCAAACCCTGAACTCCTCCAGAGGGCAGTATACGGGTTGCCCGAGTTACATAGAGAAGAGGTGAAGGGCGCGCAGCTTGTGGCTTGCCCTGGTTGCATGGCGGTCGCGACCACGTTGGCACTTGCTCCTGTTGTTAGGGCTGGTCTCGTGGATGAGGATAGAATTATCGCCGATGTCAAGGTAGGCTCTTCTGGCGGGGGAGTGAAGCCTAGCATGGCAACTCACCATGCTGAGAGGTTTGGTGTCATCCGTGCGTATAAGCCAGTCGGCCATAGGCACACAGCGGAGATTGAACAGGAACTTAGATTGATCTCTGGTCACGATGGTATTAGGGTCGCTATGTCTGCTCACGCGGTAAACATAGTTCGTGGAATTCTCTCTACAACTCACTCGTTCTTGGTTAAGGCTACAAACATGGCTGAACTTTGGAAGCTTTATAGGGGGCTTTACCAGAATGAACCCTTCGTTAGATTAGTAAGGGATCGAAAAGGGTTGTATAAGTACCCTGACCCAAAGATCGTAATAGGCTCGAACTATTGTGACGTTGGCTTCGAGCTTGACGGTCACACTAACCGCTTAGTGACAATTTCAGCCATAGATAACCTCGTTAAAGGAGCCGCTGGAACAGCAGTCCAAAACCTTAACATTATGCTGGATGTTGATGAAAGAACCGGTCTGCAGCAGCCGGGACTTCACCCTGCGTGA